The genomic interval TTCGCACTTTTCAAAGGATAGTGAAAAAACAAAGGATATCTTACTAGTAGATACTGTGGGTTTTATTAGCAGGCTTCCCCATTACATGATCGAGGCCTTTAAGTCCACATTGGAGGAGTCACTTGAAGCTGATTTGATATTGTTTTTGATTGATTCCTCAGAGGAACTAAATGATGTAGGTACAAAGTACTCTAGCAGTTGGAATGTGCTTAAGGATTTGGAGGTTGACAAATCCAAGCTTTATATTCTTTTAACAAAAGCAGATACCGCTGAGAATCAAAAGTTAAAAGAAATCATGAGCTATATGGAACCTTCAATTGAAAAGATAGCTATCTCGTCGAAATCAGGACACGGAATTAACAAACTCAAAAATTTAATTATTTCAAAAAAAACTGAGAGGGAAAAAACCGAATAGATTGATGATCAAAATTCGTCTTATCTGAGTTATTTTATCTCATGATTTGGAGACAAAACTCCGTGTAAAAAATCCATTAATTATTTTATAGACTAATAATTTAAATACAATTAATTAGTATATTATTAATTAGTATACATAATGAATAAATATGATTATCAGAATAGTATTGGATTCATAATTAATAGAATTGGTAAATCTCTAATCAATGTAATAGATCAGGAGTTGCGTAGAAAATTTAGAATCACATTTGGGCAGTGGAAAGTATTGATAATTATAGCAAATAGCGACCAAGGTATAACACAGAAAGATATAGCTGACAAACTAGCATTGGAAGGTCCTACACTAATCCCAATACTAGACAAATTAGAAAAAGATGGGTTTGTAATAAGAAAAACTGACACTAAGGATCGTCGCATTAATAGAATATACTTGACTGAGCGGGCAGATGAATTTCTTAACGACACTATAGAGTGTGTTGCTCAAATCAAAAAAGTATGTTTAAGAGATTTGGCAGAAAATGATATACTGATTACAAAAAATACATTAGAAAAAATGTGGCACAATTTGCAAGGTTCTTTTAACATAAACAATTCAATAGAGACCAAAACGAAAGGAAATTCCACCCAAGAGTCAAACCCTGGTTTTTATATCAAAAATTAGGAACTCTGTGAATAATATCATCCTATGTTTTTGCTTCTATTGATAAATTTGGTTTATCGAGCGTGATTTTGAAGAGTGAAAAGAATTACATATAATCACAAGACTATGATAAAGATATCTCCTCCATGGAAAATACTAATAATTCTTAGTTGTTTAGCCACGATGGCTATGTATGCAGAAACTATGCTGATTCCTGCAATTCCTACACTTATCAACGATTTTGATGTATCGTACGGTCTATCTTCCTGGATTCTGACATCTTATCTCATAGCAGGGGCAGTCATGACACCAATAGCAGGTAAATTGTCTGACATTTTCGGAAGAAAGAAGATTTTGCTCATAATCATGTCAATATATACAGTGGGTGTTCTCATGGGAGGACTAGCTGGAGATTTTCTTACCATGATAGTAGCCAGAACTATTCAGGGGATTGGATTAGGGATGTTTCCAATAGCGTTTAGTATTATTAGAGATCAATTTCCAAGGGAGAGGATCTCAATTACTACTGGCATTATT from Candidatus Nitrosocosmicus hydrocola carries:
- a CDS encoding MarR family winged helix-turn-helix transcriptional regulator produces the protein MNKYDYQNSIGFIINRIGKSLINVIDQELRRKFRITFGQWKVLIIIANSDQGITQKDIADKLALEGPTLIPILDKLEKDGFVIRKTDTKDRRINRIYLTERADEFLNDTIECVAQIKKVCLRDLAENDILITKNTLEKMWHNLQGSFNINNSIETKTKGNSTQESNPGFYIKN